One Enterobacter asburiae genomic window, ATCGCCGCAACGGTTGCAGAACCCAGGGCAATACGCAGAACCGCAGCAATAGACCAGGCCATCAGGAGCGGCGACACGTTGGTTTCATGCATCATGGCCGCGATGTATTTATCCACGCCGCTGTCGACCAGAACCTGCTTGAACGCACCGCCACCGCCGATGATCAGGAGCATCATGGCAATGATTTTGATGGAAGAGGTCAGCGTGTCGTTGATCTGATCCATTGAGCGACCGCGGTTCAGGCCGAAGGTGAACATTGCGATCAGCACCGCAATCAGCGTTGCCATTACCGGGTCACCCAGGAATTCCGCAACGGACAGGAACGCGTGACCTTTTGGCAGGATCATCTCCGCCACGGCACGCATCGCCATCAGGATCACCGGGACCAGAGAGGTCCAGACGCTGACGCCGAAGCCAGGCATCTCTTCTTCGGTGAAGGTTTTGGCGCTGTACAGACCTTCCGGGATCGGCTTATCAATGCCTTTCAGGAAGCGGGCGTAAACCGGGCCTGCCAGAATAACGGTTGGGATCGCCAGAATCGTACCGAACAGCAGGGTTTTACCCATATCCGCGTGGAAGATGGTCGCGATAGCGGTTGGACCCGGGTGCGGCGGCAGGAAGCCGTGGGTCACGGACAGCGCCGCAGCCATTGGCACACCGACATACAGCAGCGGGATGTTTGCCGCAGCCGCGATGGTGAACACCAGCGGCAGCATCAGCACGAAGCCCACTTCATAGAACAGCGCGAAACCGACGGTAAAACCGGTTAAGACCACGGCCCACTGAATGTGCTGTTTACCGAATTTGGCAATCAGGGTGGTGGCGATACGCTGCGCGCCCCCGCAGTCCGCCAGCATTTTGCCGAGCATGGCACCGAAGCCCATGATCAGCGCCAGGCTGCCGAGCGTGCCGCCGACGCCGGCTTTGATGGAACTGATAACCTTAACCAGCGGCATCCCTTGCATCAGACCGACTGCAAGTGCCACCAGAACCAGAGCGATAAACCCGTTCAGCTTGAAGCGGATCATCAAGAGCAGTAATAACACAACACCGATAGCAACGATGACTAATGGCATGATTTACCTGGCCTTTGAATTGTTATGGGTAACGTCATTGTTTCAACGACAAATTCCGATTGTCCCAACTGGGAACAGAGTGTTAACGGCACTAATACTGATGCCTTGGAAACCATTAAGTTTAGTCGGCTGTTATGAGTGTGCTTAGTGCCCATGGGAATGATACGGGTAACATGATGTGATTGAGAATCACCCAGGCAGGCAAAATGTGAATTATGAGACGCAGGTCAACATATAGAAGGAGAGGTAAACGCAAAACGGTAACCACGAGGTTACCGTTTTTAATGTTTTCACCCTCTCCCGTGGGAGAGGGCCGGGGTGAGGGCATCAGACCGCACTATTTTTGTAGGCCCGGTAAGCGCAGCGCCACCGGGCAATACGGGCGGATACTGAATTAGTAGTAAGAGTGCTCGCCGCGCTGGTGCTCGGTGAGGTCACGCACGCCTTTCAGTTCCGGGAATTCGTTCAGCAGCTGCTTCTCGATCCCTTCCTTCAGGGTCACGTCGACCATCGAACAGCCGTTACAGCCGCCGCCGAACTGCAGGATCGCCAGACCGTCTTCCGTGATTTCCATCAGGGTTACACGGCCGCCGTGGCCCGCCAGCTGTGGGTTGATCTGGGATTGCAGCAGATACTCAACGCGCTCCATCAGCGGGGCATCGTCAGACACTTTACGCATTTTCGCGTTCGGCGCTTTCAGGGTCAGCTGAGAACCCAGCTGATCGGTGACGAAGTCGATCTCCGCATCTTCAAGATACGGAGCGCTCAGCTCATCAACGTAGGCGGTGAGCTGTTCAAATTTAAGGGCAGTGTCAGTCGCTTCCACAGCGTCCGGAGGACAATAAGAAACACCACATTCTGCATTCGGAGTGCCTGGATTAATCACAAACACGCGGATCTGCGTCCCTTCTTCCTGATTTGCCAGCAGTTTGGCAAAGTGCGCTTGTGCAGAATCGGAAATACGGATCATAGCTTTGGCCTAATAGTTGACTAAATTACCTGGGTATAATCATACGCCCATTGAAGAAGGGCTACAAGGTACGGCACAGACACCATACCTGAACCGACGCGGCGCCGCTTCGCAAAAGCAGTCGGGAAAGTTCAGCAACGGTACTGCCCGTGGTGACGACATCATCCACAATCGCGATATGGAGGCCGTCGACCGGCAATTCAAGGCGAAAGGCATTTTTGAGGTTTCTTTTGCGCAGCCGGGCGCTGAGCTGATGTTGGATGGCGGTGGCATGAACACGTGTAAGCGCGCTGGCCTCATACCGACAGCCGAGCCACCGCGCGAGGGGACGGCAGATCAGGTCGCTCTGGTTATAGCCGCGCCGCCAGTGCCGACGCCGGTATAGGGGGACATTCACCACCATGTCGATTTTCGCCAGCGCGCGCTGACGCCGTGCCTGCAAAACCGCCAGCAATAGCAGGCGGGCAAGGGGCTGTGCCAGCGAGCTCTGCCCGGAAAACTTCAGCGCGTGAATCAGCCTGCTCAGCGGGGGAACATAATCATCCACCGCCACCAGCGCGCTCCACGGCGGGGATTTTTTCAGGCAGCGGCCACAGGGCAAAGAGGGATTTGTGGCCGGTAAACCACATTGTGGACAGGTCCCGATACGCCATTCCAGCGATCGCGTGCAGACGGAGCAGACGCCCCACCGGCTGAGCGCCAGCGGCATTTGGCATAGCCAGCACAAGCCGGGTACTGTTAGCATGTGCAACCTCCATGTGAAAAAAAGAGAACAGTAACTGATGAAGACGCTGTGGTGGCAGACCGTAGGGACAGGAAATTGCCATCTTGTGCTGCTGCACGGATGGGGCCTGAACGCGGAGATATGGCATTGCATACGTGAGGAACTTGCCTCGCATTTCACGCTGCATCTGGTGGATTTACCCGGCTTTGGCCGCAGCCGCGGATATGGCGCGTTATCGCTTGATGAGATGGCGCAGCAGGTTCTGGACGCAGCGCCGCAAAACGCGGTCTGGCTGGGCTGGAGCCTGGGCGGGCTGGTGGCGAGCCAGATTGCGCTGTCGCGGCCTGACCGCGTACAAGCCCTGGTAACGGTGGCGTCGTCGCCCTGTTTTAGCGCGCAGGACGCGTGGCCAGGGATCAAACCTGAAGTGCTGGCGGGTTTCCAGCAGCAGCTGAGCGAAGATTTCCAGCGGACCGTAGAGCGGTTCCTGGCATTGCAGACAATGGGCACTGACACCGCGCGTAAAGATGCCCGAACGCTGAAGCAGACCGTGCTTTCGCTGCCGATGCCGGAGGTCGAGGTGCTTAACGGGGGGCTTGAACTCCTGAAAACGGTTGACCTGCGCGAGCCGCTGGCCGCGCTGACGGTGCCGCACCTGCGTATCTACGGTTACCTCGACGGGATTGTGCCGCGCAAAGTAGTTCCGCTGCTGGATTCGCTCTGGCCGGACAGCGAATCGCAGATTATTGCCAAAGCCGCACATGCCCCGTTTATCTCCCATCCGACGGAGTTTTGTTCAGCGCTCATTGCGTTAAGTCAACGTTTAGACTGATTATTTTCTATCCAGCCTGGAAAAAGTTACACACCGCAACCATACTCCAGATGTCGTTGCGGTTGTTCTGCCTACGATAATCAAAACAACAATCCTATGGAGAGTCAGGCTATGAAACTTGTTACAGGTATTGTCACTTCTCTGGTTATTGGGTCACTGTCATTTGGCGTCTTTGCGGCAAAAGAGCTGGAAAAAGATAAAGTTGCCGGTATGAATCTGACGAAAATTGGTGAGATTTCTACGTCTGACACCACCGCGCCGATGGACGCGAGAAAAGAGCTGTCGAAGAAAGCGGATGAGCTGGGCGGAACGTACTACGTCGTCACCAGCGCTGAAAAGCAGACCAAAAACGTACGCGCAACGGCGGACGTCTATAAGTAATACGATAAAGCCGGGCAGCGATGCCCGGCTTTGTTAACGCAGCGCCCACCACTCCCTGAGGCAGGCCTTTCCTTCCGGACAGCTTTTACAACTGCCGGAGAGACAGCCGTACGCGTCTTCCTGAATTCGCACGGCTTTCCCCATGGCTTCCAGTCTTTCCAGCATGGCATCGATCATCGGCTGCGGCGTATGCAGGCTGAGGCTCAGCTGTTTCGCCTCCATCCGCCCTTGTAGTGCCAGCAGGTCACGAACCTGAATTAACGATGCCATGGTGTGCTCCTTAGTGGCAGTCGCCCGCCGGGCTGCTGCAGCAGGTCGCGGCGGTTTTACGGTTTGCCAGCAGGTCGATGTCGACGCGGCTGCGTGCCCGCCGCAGAAGACCGAGCACGATCGCGTTAAACAGCACAACCGCGAGAATGCAGACCAGGCTGTAGCGCGGATGCTGGCTAAAGTTAACGGTTTGATAAAAGAGCGTCGACAGCGAGTACGCAATGTTTAACCCCCACAGGATGGAGAAGCCCATCCAGCCGCGGCTGGACTCGCGGGCAATCGCCCCCATCACGGAGATGCACGGAATGTAGAGCAGAACAAAGATGAGGTAACTGTAGGCCGCAGACGCGCTGCCAAATTTCTCGCCCATCACGCCCATGGCACCCGTCGCCATTTCGCCGTCGCCTTTGCTCGCCTCAATAGGGTTCGCCAGCACGCTCAGGCTGAACGTGTCTTTCAGGCTCTGCCAGGTCTCCTCTACGGCACCTAGCAGTTCATGACCGAGATGAAACTCTGCCGGATTAAATTCCTGTTCCTGGATGTTCTCAGCGGTGTAAAGCGTGTTCAGGGTGCCGACAACCACCTCTTTCGCCATCGCGCCGGTGAACAGCCCGACGGTTGCCTGCCAGTTATCCTCATGCACGCCAATCGGTTTGAAGACCGGCGTGATGACGCGGCTGACGGAGGCGAGAGCAGAGTCGTTGATGTTATCTGCCGCCTGCCCGCTGAGGGTGAAGCTGTTCAGCGCGCTCAGGAAAATGCTGACGATGACAATGACCTTACCGGCGCGCAGCACAAAGCCTTTCAGGCGCTGCCAGGTCTGGATCGCCAGGCTTTTCAGGTGCGGCACGTGATACACCGGCAGCTCCATCACAAATGGTGATGCTTCACCGCGCATGATGGTGTGCTTCAGCATCAGACCGGTGAGGATCGCCATCACGATGCCCAGCACGTACAGCGAAAAGACCGCCAGCGCGCCCTGCTGACCGAAGAAGGCTGCGGCAAAGACCGCAAAGATTGCCAGGCGGGCACCGCAGGACATAAACGGCGCCATCATGATGGTCATCAGACGTTCACGCGGCGCATCCAGCGTGCGTGCGCCCATCACCGACGGCACGTTACAGCCGAAGCCGACAATCAGCGGGACGAAGGATTTACCCGGCAGACCCAGCGCCTGCATCAGACGATCCATCACGAACGCGGCGCGGGCCATGTAACCGGAATCTTCCAGGAACGAGAGGAACAGATACATCATGCCGATCTGCGGCACCAGAGGCAGAACGGTGTTGATACCGCCGCCGATCCCCTGAGCGAGGAAGATGGTGAGCCATTCCGGGAAGTGCAGGGTGTAACCCACCCACTGAATACCGTGTACGAAGACCGCGACGGAACCGGCGTCGAAAATGGGCTGGAGTGCGCCACCGATGTTAATGGCGAGCAGGAACATTACGTACATCACCAGCAGGAAGATGGGCAAACCGAGGAAGCGGTTAAGCACCACTTTATCCACCGCTGCCGTAAAGCGGCTGGGTTCTGCCGTCAGGGCGTTGCTGACAACGTCGCAAATCGAGGCGATGGCCTGATAACGCGCATCGGCGATGTGCAGCGCCGGGTCGTCCAGCTCGTCGCTAAGACGGGCCACCGTCGCGTCCAGCTTATCTGCCGCATGCCCGGCGTAAGCGCGGCTGTAGATATCGCCTTCCAGCATCTGCAGGCCGAGCCACAGGCGCTGTTTCGCAGGCATGCTGTTGTCCATCTCCTGCGCCAGCAAATTGGCTTCGCGCAGGAGAGGCTGCGCGTAATGCACCAGCTCAATGTCGCGATTACCCTGGTGACGGTCAATGGCCAGCTTCAGCGCGTCAATACCGCGAGCGCGCGTCGAGACCAGCGGAACGACCGGGCACCCCAGGCGCGCGGAGAGGGCATCGACGTCGATGCGCAGCTTTTGTTTCTCCGCAATGTCGAGCATGTTGAGCGCCACGATGCAGGGGATACCCAGCTCCAGCAGCTGCAGCGTCAGATAAAGGTTACGTTCGAGATTGGAGGCGTCGACCACGTTGATCAGCAGGTCTGCGTCGCCGCCGAGAATATAGTGGCAGGCGATCTGCTCATCGAGCGAGGTTTGCGACGAAATGGTGGTTAAGGAGTAGGTGCCGGGAAGGTCAACCAGCGTCACCTGATTGTCCGTTGTCGTGAACTGGCCCTCTTTACGCTCAACCGTCACGCCCGCCCAGTTGCCCACGCGCTGGCGTGCGCCGGTCAGCTGGTTAAAAAGGGTGGTCTTGCCGGAATTAGGATTGCCAATTAAGCCAATAGTTAACTTTTTCATTTTTTTAGACTCACTGAAACCGCTGGCTTGTTATCGGGATAAGGCTTCGACTTCTATTAACGCGAGGTCTTTCTTACGCAGCACCAGATTCACGCGGCGGGTTTCGATGTGAACCGGGTCACCTAGCGGCGCCACGCGCACGACCTGGAATGACGAGCCGGGCAGCATGCCCAGCGACAGCAGCTTTTGCCGATAGGCCGGGCTAATTTCGCGGGTAAAACCGGTAATCTTCCATGCACTGTCTGGAGTGAATTGCATAACGCCTGATTCCACGAAAGGTTAAATTATCTACTATGGGATGATAATGAGAATAGTTTTTATCAGCAATATTAAAACTGTGACGGAATGTTGTTTGCGGTATTAATTTACGGCCTGTTTGACCTTGCTCAATATTTGCTGAATTGCCTGGAAAATGAAAAGGGGAGTATTTGTTAACGGGGTGATAATTAGCGGTTTAAATATGGCTATGCAATCGGTTTCATATATTTCGATATGATTTTATTCCCCTCACCCCGGCCCTCTCCCCATGGGGGCGAGGGAGAAAAGACCGCACTGTGCGATCCCCTCTCCCCTTTGGGGAGAGGGTTAGGGTGAGGGGCATTGACAACCTTAGCGTTTCTTACCCATCGCTGCCGCCAGCGCATCCATCATCGCGCTGTTGCCTGCAGGCTGAGCATCACGTCCGCGCGGTTTTGCCGCTTTCGCGGCCGGGCGCTGCTGCTCGCGACCACCGCCATTGCCGCCACGGCGCGCGTTGGTGTCGCCAGGCTGCTCATCCAGACGCATGGTCAGGGCGATACGCTTGCGCTGCAGATCCACTTCCAGCACTTTGACCTTCACGATGTCGCCTGCTTTGACCACGGTGTGCGGGTCTTCAACGAACTTGTCGGCGAGGGATGAGATATGCACCAGACCGTCCTGATGCACGCCGATATCCACAAACGCGCCAAAGTTGGTCACGTTGGTCACCGCCCCTTCCAGCACCATGCCGGGCAGGAGGTCGTTCATGGTTTCCACGCCGTCGGCAAAGGTCGCGGTTTTGAACTCAGGACGCGGATCGCGGCCCGGCTTTTCCAGCTCTTTGATGATGTCGGTGACGGTTGGAACACCAAATTTGTCGTCGGTGAAATCCACGGCTTTCAGGTTGCGCAGGGCGCTGTTGTCGCCCATCAGGTCTTTCAGTGCCTGCTGGGTGGCGGCCAGAATGCGTTCCACCACTGGGTACGCTTCCGGGTGAACGGTAGAGGCATCCAGCGGGTTATCGCCGTGGTTGATGCGCAGGAAGCCCGCACACTGCTCAAAGGCTTTTGGCCCCAGACGGCTCACCTTCAGCAGCTGCTGACGGTTCTGGAACTGACCGTTTTCATCACGCCAGGCGACGATGTTCTGCGCCATCATGCGGGTTAAGCCCGCCACGCGGGTCAGCAGGGGGACGGAGGCGGTGTTCAGGTCAACGCCGACGGCGTTTACGCAGTCTTCCACCACCGCATCCAGCTTGCGCGCCAGCTGAGTCTGGCTCACGTCGTGCTGATACTGGCCCACGCCGATGGATTTCGGATCGATCTTCACCAGCTCCGCCAGCGGATCCTGCAGGCGGCGAGCGATTGAAACCGCACCGCGCAGGGAAACGTCCAGGTCCGGGAACTCCTGGGCCGCCAGTTCGGAGGCGGAATAGACGGATGCCCCCGCTTCGCTGACGATCACTTTCTGTGCCGTCACTTTCGGGAACTGCTTCTGCACGTCGAGGTAGAAACGTTCGGTTTCGCGGGACGCCGTACCGTTGCCGATGGCAACCAGCTCCACGTTGTATTTTTCGCACAGCGCCGCCACCACGACGGCCGCTTTCGCTGCCTGGCCGGTGTGCGGATAAATGGTATCGGTCGCCACCAGCTTGCCGGTGCCGTCAACCACAGCGACCTTCACGCCGGTACGCAGACCCGGATCGAGGCCCATGGTCGCGCGCAGGCCGGCGGGGGCGGCCATCAGCAGGTCGTGCAGGTTACGGGCGAATACGTTAATCGCTTCGTCTTCGGCACGCTCGCGCACGGTGCCCATCAGCTCGGTTTCAAGGTGCATCAGCACCTTGATGCGCCAGGTCCAGCTCACTACGCCTTTGCGCCAGCTGTCCGCCGGGGCGTTGTTCAGGCGCAGGCCGAGATGATCGATAATGATCTGCTCGCAGTGGCTCTCTTTCGGCGGCTCGTCAAACTGCGGGTCGGCGTTCAGGGAGAGCTGGAGCACGCCTTCGTTGCGGCCGCGGAACATTGCCAGCACGCGGTGTGAAGGGGCGGTAGAGATCGGTTCGTGGTGATCGAAGTAGTCGCGGAATTTCGCGCCTTCTTCCTCTTTACCCGCGACGACGGTAGAGACGATGTGGGCATTCTTCCACAGGTAATCACGCACCTTCGCGAGCAGGGCGGCGTCTTCGGCGAAGCGCTCCATCAGAATGTAGCGCGCGCCGTCGAGGGCGGCCTTGGTATCCGCTACGCCTTTGTCAGCGTCGATAAATTTGGCGGCTTCGGTTTCCGGGTCGTGGGACGGTTCGTTCCACAGCAGGTCGGCCAGCGGCTCAAGGCCCGCTTCAATCGCAATCTGCCCGCGCGTGCGGCGCTTCGGTTTGTACGGCAGATAGAGATCTTCGAGTTCGGTTTTGCTCAGGGTACCGTTAATGGCGCTTTCCAGCTCGCTGGTCAGCTTGCCCTGTTCGCCGATGGATTTGAGGATCGCCTGACGACGTTCTTCCAGCTCGCGAAGATAGCCCAGACGGGTCTCCAGGTTACGCAGCTGCGTGTCGTCCAGACCGCCGGTGACTTCCTTACGATAGCGTGCAATAAACGGCACGGTGTTCCCTTCATCAAGCAGGCGAACGGCAGCTTCTACCTGTTCGGCTCTGGCCTGAATATCACCCGCAATAATGCGGCAGAGCGAATCTTTCATCATGGCTTTATCATCTGTTGAGTCGAAAAATCAGGGGATAGTTATACGGGCTGACACGGCAAAATGCCAGCCGGGGAGGGCGCTCTCGGACTATTTTACGTAGACGATCTCATTGACGTACCAGCTGGCTTCACCGGCTGGGGTCTGAACGACGGCCAGATCGCCCACTTCCTTTTTCAGCAGCGCGCGGGCCATCGGTGAGTCGATGGAGATGTAATCCTTACGACCAAAAATTTCAT contains:
- the bioH gene encoding pimeloyl-ACP methyl ester esterase BioH, which translates into the protein MKTLWWQTVGTGNCHLVLLHGWGLNAEIWHCIREELASHFTLHLVDLPGFGRSRGYGALSLDEMAQQVLDAAPQNAVWLGWSLGGLVASQIALSRPDRVQALVTVASSPCFSAQDAWPGIKPEVLAGFQQQLSEDFQRTVERFLALQTMGTDTARKDARTLKQTVLSLPMPEVEVLNGGLELLKTVDLREPLAALTVPHLRIYGYLDGIVPRKVVPLLDSLWPDSESQIIAKAAHAPFISHPTEFCSALIALSQRLD
- a CDS encoding Tex family protein — protein: MMKDSLCRIIAGDIQARAEQVEAAVRLLDEGNTVPFIARYRKEVTGGLDDTQLRNLETRLGYLRELEERRQAILKSIGEQGKLTSELESAINGTLSKTELEDLYLPYKPKRRTRGQIAIEAGLEPLADLLWNEPSHDPETEAAKFIDADKGVADTKAALDGARYILMERFAEDAALLAKVRDYLWKNAHIVSTVVAGKEEEGAKFRDYFDHHEPISTAPSHRVLAMFRGRNEGVLQLSLNADPQFDEPPKESHCEQIIIDHLGLRLNNAPADSWRKGVVSWTWRIKVLMHLETELMGTVRERAEDEAINVFARNLHDLLMAAPAGLRATMGLDPGLRTGVKVAVVDGTGKLVATDTIYPHTGQAAKAAVVVAALCEKYNVELVAIGNGTASRETERFYLDVQKQFPKVTAQKVIVSEAGASVYSASELAAQEFPDLDVSLRGAVSIARRLQDPLAELVKIDPKSIGVGQYQHDVSQTQLARKLDAVVEDCVNAVGVDLNTASVPLLTRVAGLTRMMAQNIVAWRDENGQFQNRQQLLKVSRLGPKAFEQCAGFLRINHGDNPLDASTVHPEAYPVVERILAATQQALKDLMGDNSALRNLKAVDFTDDKFGVPTVTDIIKELEKPGRDPRPEFKTATFADGVETMNDLLPGMVLEGAVTNVTNFGAFVDIGVHQDGLVHISSLADKFVEDPHTVVKAGDIVKVKVLEVDLQRKRIALTMRLDEQPGDTNARRGGNGGGREQQRPAAKAAKPRGRDAQPAGNSAMMDALAAAMGKKR
- the feoC gene encoding [Fe-S]-dependent transcriptional repressor FeoC; the encoded protein is MASLIQVRDLLALQGRMEAKQLSLSLHTPQPMIDAMLERLEAMGKAVRIQEDAYGCLSGSCKSCPEGKACLREWWALR
- the gntX gene encoding DNA utilization protein GntX; translated protein: MLTVPGLCWLCQMPLALSRWGVCSVCTRSLEWRIGTCPQCGLPATNPSLPCGRCLKKSPPWSALVAVDDYVPPLSRLIHALKFSGQSSLAQPLARLLLLAVLQARRQRALAKIDMVVNVPLYRRRHWRRGYNQSDLICRPLARWLGCRYEASALTRVHATAIQHQLSARLRKRNLKNAFRLELPVDGLHIAIVDDVVTTGSTVAELSRLLLRSGAASVQVWCLCRTL
- a CDS encoding YdgH/BhsA/McbA-like domain containing protein, yielding MKLVTGIVTSLVIGSLSFGVFAAKELEKDKVAGMNLTKIGEISTSDTTAPMDARKELSKKADELGGTYYVVTSAEKQTKNVRATADVYK
- the feoA gene encoding ferrous iron transporter A, with amino-acid sequence MQFTPDSAWKITGFTREISPAYRQKLLSLGMLPGSSFQVVRVAPLGDPVHIETRRVNLVLRKKDLALIEVEALSR
- the feoB gene encoding Fe(2+) transporter permease subunit FeoB — translated: MKKLTIGLIGNPNSGKTTLFNQLTGARQRVGNWAGVTVERKEGQFTTTDNQVTLVDLPGTYSLTTISSQTSLDEQIACHYILGGDADLLINVVDASNLERNLYLTLQLLELGIPCIVALNMLDIAEKQKLRIDVDALSARLGCPVVPLVSTRARGIDALKLAIDRHQGNRDIELVHYAQPLLREANLLAQEMDNSMPAKQRLWLGLQMLEGDIYSRAYAGHAADKLDATVARLSDELDDPALHIADARYQAIASICDVVSNALTAEPSRFTAAVDKVVLNRFLGLPIFLLVMYVMFLLAINIGGALQPIFDAGSVAVFVHGIQWVGYTLHFPEWLTIFLAQGIGGGINTVLPLVPQIGMMYLFLSFLEDSGYMARAAFVMDRLMQALGLPGKSFVPLIVGFGCNVPSVMGARTLDAPRERLMTIMMAPFMSCGARLAIFAVFAAAFFGQQGALAVFSLYVLGIVMAILTGLMLKHTIMRGEASPFVMELPVYHVPHLKSLAIQTWQRLKGFVLRAGKVIVIVSIFLSALNSFTLSGQAADNINDSALASVSRVITPVFKPIGVHEDNWQATVGLFTGAMAKEVVVGTLNTLYTAENIQEQEFNPAEFHLGHELLGAVEETWQSLKDTFSLSVLANPIEASKGDGEMATGAMGVMGEKFGSASAAYSYLIFVLLYIPCISVMGAIARESSRGWMGFSILWGLNIAYSLSTLFYQTVNFSQHPRYSLVCILAVVLFNAIVLGLLRRARSRVDIDLLANRKTAATCCSSPAGDCH
- the gntT gene encoding gluconate transporter; amino-acid sequence: MPLVIVAIGVVLLLLLMIRFKLNGFIALVLVALAVGLMQGMPLVKVISSIKAGVGGTLGSLALIMGFGAMLGKMLADCGGAQRIATTLIAKFGKQHIQWAVVLTGFTVGFALFYEVGFVLMLPLVFTIAAAANIPLLYVGVPMAAALSVTHGFLPPHPGPTAIATIFHADMGKTLLFGTILAIPTVILAGPVYARFLKGIDKPIPEGLYSAKTFTEEEMPGFGVSVWTSLVPVILMAMRAVAEMILPKGHAFLSVAEFLGDPVMATLIAVLIAMFTFGLNRGRSMDQINDTLTSSIKIIAMMLLIIGGGGAFKQVLVDSGVDKYIAAMMHETNVSPLLMAWSIAAVLRIALGSATVAAITAGGIVAPLIATTGVSPELMVIAVGSGSVIFSHVNDPGFWLFKEYFNLTIGETIKSWSALETIISVCGLVGVLLLNMVV
- the nfuA gene encoding Fe-S biogenesis protein NfuA, with translation MIRISDSAQAHFAKLLANQEEGTQIRVFVINPGTPNAECGVSYCPPDAVEATDTALKFEQLTAYVDELSAPYLEDAEIDFVTDQLGSQLTLKAPNAKMRKVSDDAPLMERVEYLLQSQINPQLAGHGGRVTLMEITEDGLAILQFGGGCNGCSMVDVTLKEGIEKQLLNEFPELKGVRDLTEHQRGEHSYY